In one window of Candidatus Sulfuricurvum sp. RIFRC-1 DNA:
- a CDS encoding nitrate/nitrite transporter translates to MKFGDLKKEGHWPTLFAAFLYFDFSFMMWTMLGPLATEINESLTSRGFTMNDDQTATLLAVPVLAGAILRLVLGIFVDKFGPKKTALVSQVIVIATLFYGYIAAETITYDQLLFVALGLGFAGASFAVALPQAGQWYPPRLQGTVLGIAGAGNIGVVIDFLFAPKIAEIWGWPSVFLVGGVLSFIVLIAYMFMAKDAPSSVYKANPKKLGDYMKLMRDRDTWWFNLFYAVSFGGFIGFANYMKVYLMNTYQADMSAFGLDVMDEGNVKVIAGYFGALCIFAGALLRPVGGAVADKMGGIKSLYVFYGSIIILALISAFVALPFWAAIVVMFLIMANLGMANGSVFQLVPQRFGKDIGVMTGLIGMAGGLGGTALIKTFGWSQGAFDGYTAGFVIFAVMTMIAISGISLVKTRWRTTWGAESGARI, encoded by the coding sequence ATGAAATTTGGAGATTTAAAAAAAGAGGGACACTGGCCGACACTGTTTGCCGCCTTTTTGTATTTCGACTTTAGTTTTATGATGTGGACAATGTTGGGACCTCTCGCTACCGAGATTAATGAGTCTCTTACCTCACGCGGTTTTACGATGAATGATGATCAGACAGCAACACTCCTCGCTGTTCCTGTACTTGCGGGGGCGATTTTACGCCTTGTACTAGGGATTTTCGTCGATAAATTCGGGCCGAAAAAGACGGCATTGGTTTCTCAGGTGATTGTTATCGCGACACTGTTTTACGGATACATAGCGGCTGAAACCATCACGTATGATCAGCTCTTGTTTGTGGCTCTCGGTCTGGGATTTGCGGGTGCATCGTTCGCCGTCGCACTGCCTCAAGCGGGTCAATGGTATCCGCCGCGTCTGCAAGGGACGGTATTGGGGATCGCGGGTGCCGGAAATATCGGTGTCGTCATCGACTTTTTGTTTGCCCCTAAAATCGCCGAGATTTGGGGTTGGCCGTCGGTCTTTCTCGTCGGTGGAGTATTGTCGTTTATCGTTTTGATTGCGTATATGTTTATGGCCAAAGATGCCCCATCATCGGTTTATAAAGCCAATCCGAAAAAACTCGGTGACTATATGAAACTGATGCGTGACCGTGATACGTGGTGGTTTAACCTCTTTTATGCCGTCAGTTTCGGCGGATTTATCGGGTTTGCCAACTACATGAAAGTCTATTTGATGAATACCTATCAAGCCGATATGTCAGCTTTTGGTCTGGATGTCATGGATGAGGGAAATGTCAAAGTTATCGCCGGATATTTCGGAGCGTTGTGTATCTTCGCCGGTGCATTGCTTCGTCCGGTGGGGGGAGCCGTCGCCGATAAAATGGGTGGGATTAAATCGCTTTATGTCTTTTATGGCAGTATAATCATTCTTGCATTGATCAGCGCATTTGTCGCATTACCGTTTTGGGCAGCGATTGTCGTGATGTTTTTGATCATGGCGAATCTGGGAATGGCGAACGGTTCGGTGTTTCAGCTCGTACCGCAGCGTTTCGGTAAAGACATCGGTGTGATGACCGGACTTATCGGTATGGCCGGAGGTCTGGGCGGAACGGCTCTGATCAAAACATTCGGATGGTCACAGGGAGCATTCGATGGCTACACTGCCGGGTTTGTCATCTTTGCCGTCATGACGATGATTGCTATCAGCGGGATCAGTCTGGTCAAAACACGCTGGCGTACGACATGGGGCGCGGAATCAGGAGCAAGAATTTAA
- a CDS encoding bifunctional protein-serine/threonine kinase/phosphatase — MLTLQSSEFILSKDATTGDDACAYTIIDNALLVSVLCDGVGSAARGGTAARQCVKFFIDQFKNRPKAWDIPKTMEVFTRHINSLLFKESMTQYGKIELLTTLCLAVIEGENLYTLNLGDSRIYLLKKDGTFVQLSIDHTMDDEYMSHVLTSACGLSENIDLTILSTPIGVGDTLILCSDGVYNLLEEKIFADMLQKGLGASTIIQSATQNCDPKDRDDMSLQIFRIEKLDPLYAMKHAPLIIPETLSEGQIIDGYTLLSPMMEHKRIWKVLKDSELYVMKFPLKADDDEALDAFVREAWYAKQITHKAFGHAWVPQERSMRYYLMELVEGVNLQKYLKNRPLSIDNAISLGKFLHRAEAHLLHLGLVHGDIKPENILVYQRDGEAGVEFKMVDFGSIVEIFSTNSRAGTPTYLAPERFSESAINESTEIFSIGVTLYWALTGKFPYGEIEPFQTPTFKSPKRPSVINKNIPLWLDSVIMRSIAISPDQRYATLL, encoded by the coding sequence ATGCTCACACTCCAATCGTCCGAATTCATCCTCTCCAAAGACGCTACCACTGGCGATGATGCCTGTGCCTATACTATCATCGATAACGCTCTGCTGGTAAGTGTTTTGTGTGATGGAGTCGGAAGTGCGGCACGCGGAGGGACTGCGGCACGCCAATGTGTAAAGTTTTTTATCGATCAATTCAAAAATCGCCCCAAAGCATGGGATATTCCCAAAACAATGGAGGTCTTTACCCGCCATATCAATTCTTTGTTATTTAAAGAGTCGATGACGCAATACGGAAAAATCGAACTCCTCACAACACTCTGCCTTGCCGTAATCGAGGGAGAGAACCTCTACACTCTCAATCTCGGTGATTCACGTATCTATCTACTCAAAAAAGATGGCACCTTTGTACAACTCAGTATCGATCACACGATGGATGATGAGTATATGTCCCATGTCTTGACCTCTGCGTGCGGTTTGAGTGAAAACATCGATCTAACTATCCTCTCGACACCTATTGGTGTCGGTGACACTCTCATACTGTGCAGTGACGGTGTTTACAACCTCTTAGAGGAAAAAATCTTTGCCGATATGCTCCAAAAAGGGTTAGGTGCCTCGACCATCATCCAGAGTGCTACCCAAAATTGCGATCCTAAAGATCGAGATGATATGAGCCTCCAGATTTTTCGTATCGAAAAGCTCGATCCACTTTATGCAATGAAACATGCTCCGCTCATCATCCCTGAAACACTGAGTGAGGGGCAAATTATCGACGGCTATACCCTGCTCTCCCCTATGATGGAACACAAACGTATTTGGAAAGTACTCAAAGACTCTGAACTGTATGTTATGAAATTTCCGCTCAAAGCGGATGATGACGAAGCACTCGATGCCTTTGTTCGTGAAGCATGGTACGCAAAACAGATAACCCACAAAGCCTTCGGTCATGCGTGGGTTCCGCAGGAGCGGAGCATGCGCTATTATCTGATGGAGCTGGTGGAAGGGGTAAATCTCCAAAAATATCTCAAAAACCGCCCTCTCTCCATAGACAATGCCATCAGTTTAGGAAAATTTCTCCACCGTGCCGAGGCCCATCTACTCCATTTGGGGCTCGTTCACGGCGATATAAAACCCGAGAATATCCTCGTCTACCAACGAGACGGTGAAGCGGGAGTGGAGTTTAAAATGGTTGATTTCGGCTCCATCGTCGAGATATTTTCCACCAATTCACGAGCAGGTACCCCTACCTATCTCGCCCCCGAACGTTTTAGCGAAAGTGCTATCAACGAATCAACTGAAATCTTCTCCATCGGAGTAACACTCTATTGGGCACTAACGGGTAAATTTCCCTACGGAGAGATTGAACCGTTTCAAACGCCAACGTTTAAATCACCAAAACGTCCCTCAGTAATCAATAAAAATATTCCTCTCTGGCTCGATTCCGTCATTATGCGTTCCATCGCGATCTCTCCCGATCAGCGCTATGCCACATTACTCTGA
- a CDS encoding EAL domain-containing protein, with product MISEPVILPSTTSKIFGFYKLKIDQSFIRDITDNPEDKTIVKTIINMAHSLNMITIAEGVETLEQLDLLRKSGCNEVQGYYFSKPLPAPEFEHYHSLL from the coding sequence ATGATTTCGGAACCGGTTATTCTTCCCTCAACTACCTCAAAAATTTTCGGGTTTTATAAACTCAAAATCGATCAATCATTCATCCGTGATATTACCGATAATCCCGAAGACAAAACCATCGTCAAGACAATTATCAATATGGCACACAGTCTCAACATGATCACCATAGCCGAAGGTGTTGAAACACTCGAACAACTTGATTTACTCCGTAAAAGCGGATGTAACGAGGTACAGGGGTATTATTTCAGCAAACCCCTCCCTGCTCCGGAATTTGAACATTACCACTCTTTGTTGTAA
- a CDS encoding HepT-like ribonuclease domain-containing protein gives MYNDENLIYIFTMLGCTEKCWIYSTGFDNPRDFIWADAQIHLNAVISMFIAIGEESKKIDQVLKNDIATKLDWSDVAGIRDKISHDYRGVDEAILWNTIHKELYLLKQALIEMIELINPSAELLNEFLDSPYYQHLQYLRK, from the coding sequence ATGTATAACGACGAAAATTTAATCTATATTTTTACGATGCTCGGATGTACCGAAAAATGCTGGATTTATTCTACTGGCTTTGATAATCCACGAGATTTTATTTGGGCAGATGCACAAATTCATCTCAATGCCGTAATCTCCATGTTTATCGCTATCGGTGAAGAATCCAAGAAAATAGACCAAGTATTGAAAAATGATATTGCTACAAAACTCGATTGGTCGGACGTGGCGGGAATACGAGATAAAATTTCTCATGATTACCGAGGAGTTGATGAAGCTATTTTATGGAATACGATACATAAAGAGTTATATTTGCTCAAACAAGCTCTTATCGAAATGATCGAGTTGATCAACCCTTCGGCAGAACTGCTCAACGAGTTTTTAGACTCTCCCTATTATCAGCATTTGCAGTATTTACGGAAATAA
- a CDS encoding AAA family ATPase encodes MSTKSLTIIAGANGSGKTTFALEYIKAKDIEFINADEIAKMLDPDDITAKKISAGKEFFFRFIKYVNEGRSFAVESTLSGGYLEKLIRLAKEHDYIITIVYLLVESPQVSIDRIKIRVLNGGHAVPDEDVKRRFYRSKKLFWQKYRFIVDEWAIYYNSDDDFEEVINSQSGVIDEQKMDDFLGDIE; translated from the coding sequence ATGTCAACAAAATCTCTTACTATTATCGCTGGAGCTAATGGCAGCGGAAAAACAACCTTTGCCTTAGAATATATCAAAGCCAAAGATATCGAGTTTATTAATGCGGATGAAATTGCTAAGATGCTGGATCCCGATGATATAACGGCTAAAAAAATCAGTGCAGGAAAAGAGTTTTTTTTCCGTTTCATTAAATATGTTAATGAAGGAAGATCCTTTGCCGTTGAGAGCACATTGTCTGGCGGTTATCTCGAAAAACTGATACGTTTAGCAAAAGAACATGATTACATCATCACTATTGTTTATTTACTCGTTGAATCACCGCAGGTTTCCATTGATCGTATTAAAATTAGAGTTTTAAACGGTGGTCACGCAGTCCCTGATGAAGATGTAAAACGCCGTTTTTATCGTAGTAAAAAATTATTTTGGCAAAAATACCGATTTATCGTGGATGAATGGGCAATATACTATAATTCCGATGATGATTTTGAAGAAGTCATCAATAGTCAATCTGGAGTTATTGATGAACAAAAAATGGATGATTTTTTAGGAGATATAGAATGA
- a CDS encoding Rrf2 family transcriptional regulator — protein MLSSACQDTIRAAVWLSTQPTGEFHRIQKISEALELPFHFMAKSLQKLVHAKILISQRGAAGGVTLSRKASEITLLSIIEAVDGSTFFDACVLGLGDCEAEKPCALHAQWDVWRQEMLEMYSAMRLSEITEDVMLRKVKRI, from the coding sequence ATGCTCTCCTCCGCTTGCCAAGATACTATCCGAGCCGCTGTATGGCTCTCTACCCAACCCACCGGTGAATTTCATCGGATACAAAAGATCAGCGAGGCATTGGAACTCCCTTTTCATTTTATGGCAAAATCACTCCAAAAACTCGTTCATGCAAAGATACTGATCTCGCAGCGCGGAGCAGCAGGAGGTGTCACCCTCTCACGCAAAGCATCTGAAATCACTCTCCTCTCGATCATCGAAGCGGTTGACGGATCAACGTTTTTTGATGCGTGTGTACTGGGACTCGGAGACTGCGAAGCTGAAAAACCGTGTGCTCTTCATGCCCAGTGGGATGTATGGCGTCAAGAGATGCTGGAAATGTATTCGGCTATGCGTCTGAGTGAAATCACCGAAGATGTCATGCTGCGAAAAGTCAAACGGATTTAG
- the nifE gene encoding nitrogenase iron-molybdenum cofactor biosynthesis protein NifE, whose amino-acid sequence MVSRAKIKELMNESACSHSKDKKPGEGCDKPKPGLAAGGCAFDGAQISLFPYADAVHLVHGPQTCLGSSWETRETKTSYNGMDHTQMGFTTGINTNDVIFGGDKRLGESIDYIMEHYKPEAIFVYSTCVTALMGDDIDMTCKLGAEKHGVPVVPVHAAGFVGSKNLGSRLAGEAVLEHLIGTKEPEFTTPYDINLIGDYNVTGDMWQYLPLFEKIGIRVLSSMSGDGRVGDIRTAHRAKLNVIVCAKSLITLTRKMQEQYGIPWISVSFYGKRDTTFAIREIVNALGDPELIARAEAVIAEAEAELELALEPYRAMFAGKKAVLNTGGNKAWSIASGLQDLGIEVVATSVAKSTQDDIDKAREYLGENGVLMTKPASEQGKIIDSTGAHILLAGGRSLYTAIKKKISFIDVNQEKKTSYGGYGGLLNLAEDLKYAFRNPVFANVGKPAPWEM is encoded by the coding sequence ATGGTCAGCCGTGCTAAAATCAAAGAACTTATGAACGAGAGTGCCTGCTCTCACAGTAAAGATAAAAAACCCGGAGAAGGGTGTGACAAGCCCAAGCCGGGGTTAGCCGCAGGGGGATGCGCTTTTGACGGTGCTCAAATTTCGCTGTTTCCCTACGCAGATGCCGTACACCTCGTTCATGGCCCTCAAACCTGTCTGGGTTCTTCATGGGAGACCCGTGAGACAAAAACGTCGTACAATGGAATGGACCATACGCAGATGGGGTTCACGACCGGAATCAATACCAACGATGTCATCTTCGGCGGAGACAAACGACTGGGTGAATCGATCGATTATATCATGGAACATTATAAACCCGAAGCGATTTTTGTCTATTCGACATGCGTTACGGCGTTGATGGGGGATGATATCGATATGACCTGTAAGCTGGGAGCCGAAAAACACGGTGTTCCTGTTGTTCCGGTCCATGCCGCAGGTTTTGTCGGAAGTAAAAATCTCGGATCTCGTTTAGCCGGGGAAGCGGTTTTAGAGCATTTGATTGGTACAAAAGAGCCTGAATTCACAACCCCTTACGATATCAATTTGATCGGCGATTACAACGTCACGGGGGATATGTGGCAGTATCTTCCGCTGTTTGAGAAAATCGGTATCCGCGTTCTGAGTTCTATGAGCGGAGACGGGCGTGTCGGAGATATCCGTACGGCCCATCGGGCAAAGCTTAACGTTATTGTCTGTGCCAAATCACTTATTACGTTGACTCGTAAGATGCAGGAACAGTACGGCATCCCATGGATTTCGGTCTCCTTTTACGGTAAACGGGATACGACTTTTGCCATTCGTGAGATCGTGAACGCATTGGGCGATCCTGAGCTGATAGCACGAGCCGAAGCGGTGATCGCAGAAGCCGAGGCGGAATTAGAGTTGGCATTAGAGCCTTATCGTGCAATGTTTGCAGGTAAAAAAGCGGTGCTCAATACCGGAGGGAACAAAGCGTGGTCGATTGCTTCGGGATTGCAGGATTTGGGGATTGAAGTCGTGGCAACGAGTGTCGCTAAATCGACACAGGATGACATTGACAAAGCACGAGAATATTTGGGTGAAAACGGTGTTTTGATGACGAAGCCCGCGTCTGAGCAGGGAAAAATAATCGATTCTACGGGAGCCCATATCCTCCTCGCGGGAGGGAGAAGTCTCTACACCGCGATCAAGAAAAAAATCTCGTTTATCGATGTCAATCAGGAGAAGAAAACGAGCTACGGCGGCTACGGCGGATTACTCAATCTCGCGGAAGATTTGAAATACGCATTTCGCAATCCCGTCTTTGCCAATGTTGGAAAACCCGCGCCGTGGGAGATGTAG
- a CDS encoding mechanosensitive ion channel family protein, translating to MNQELHYVQEFYDQTIAFLTNYSFQIIGAVIIIVIGWFVSKYAYKTLVTFFDKHDFDVTLGKFAANVVRILIFGAMFIVAIGKLGISIAPFIAAVGAIFLTAGLALQGTVANFAAGISLVITRPFKIGDTILVNKVYGVVEEIKLGYTTLRTEDEEIITVPNKNMIGEVIVNSFNYRIVESSVGISYSDNADQAIALIREVIDNFESLSTENKSIVGIQKFGDYAIEIGMRYWVPTQNYYKIQYEVNSAIYKALQNANITIPFPQREIHIYEQK from the coding sequence ATGAATCAAGAATTGCATTATGTGCAGGAATTTTATGATCAAACGATCGCTTTTTTGACCAATTACAGTTTCCAAATTATCGGTGCGGTCATTATTATCGTTATCGGCTGGTTTGTCTCCAAGTACGCATATAAGACGTTGGTAACGTTTTTTGATAAGCATGATTTCGATGTAACGTTAGGAAAATTTGCGGCAAATGTTGTTCGGATACTGATATTCGGTGCGATGTTCATTGTTGCTATCGGAAAACTGGGGATTTCGATAGCTCCGTTTATCGCAGCTGTCGGTGCTATTTTTTTAACCGCCGGTTTGGCATTGCAAGGGACGGTGGCAAACTTCGCTGCCGGTATTTCACTGGTGATTACCCGACCGTTTAAAATCGGAGATACCATTTTGGTCAATAAAGTCTACGGTGTCGTCGAAGAGATCAAACTAGGATACACGACGCTGCGAACGGAAGATGAAGAGATTATTACCGTTCCCAATAAAAACATGATCGGCGAGGTGATCGTTAACTCGTTCAACTACCGTATTGTTGAATCGAGTGTCGGAATATCCTACAGCGATAATGCGGATCAAGCGATTGCATTGATTCGAGAGGTTATCGATAACTTTGAGAGTTTATCGACTGAAAACAAATCGATTGTCGGAATACAAAAATTCGGCGATTATGCAATTGAAATCGGGATGCGCTACTGGGTTCCGACTCAGAATTATTATAAGATACAGTACGAAGTTAATTCGGCTATCTATAAGGCCCTCCAAAACGCAAACATTACAATCCCTTTTCCACAGAGAGAAATTCATATTTACGAGCAGAAATAG
- a CDS encoding nucleotidyltransferase domain-containing protein: protein MTQQYIIDYLKSKKEEFRQKYGITTLGLYGSYARNEAKESSDVDIFYDSNETFSMGFLEFSKFLRQIEADLHSKVDFVRLNSMNPIIKHYAKKDFIYV from the coding sequence ATGACTCAACAGTACATCATCGATTATCTCAAAAGTAAAAAAGAGGAATTCCGCCAAAAGTACGGGATTACGACGCTTGGACTGTATGGAAGCTATGCCCGTAATGAGGCAAAAGAAAGTAGCGATGTGGATATATTCTATGACAGCAATGAGACTTTTTCAATGGGATTTTTAGAGTTTTCTAAATTTTTACGTCAAATTGAAGCTGATTTGCACTCAAAAGTTGATTTTGTACGATTAAATTCTATGAATCCGATTATCAAGCATTACGCGAAAAAAGATTTCATCTATGTATAA
- a CDS encoding diguanylate cyclase, translating into MSNFFSSFPFERYRTKEWKIGILIFLISATISGNIIWHLDDMHVNEIKYKIRNISDENAFHLDKNIDQMMALIYPIATTVHEDGSINDFEFIAQKITSHYPLISEIALAPEGIIKHVVPLRENEKAIGFNLLTDPNQKAEALLARDSKKLTLAGPIHLIQGGDGIIGRMPIFRGKEKKFWGFVIIIIRFPDILYTNTMHELTNNGYQYTLTRIHPKTQQLQIIAASTDKPLDHPVKTLIQLQNTTWTLSIAPTAGWHDYWLLALGIAVSTFISLLMGYIAKQYAELKNYRRLLEKQVEERTAEISETKIQLHTLLDTIPDLIWLKNKDGIYLLCNPMFERFFGAKEKDIIGKSDYDFVDKELADFFRQKDRLAMEINAPSINEEWISFADDGHRALLETIKMPMRDESGALIGVLGIARDITQRHMTEAHLLQTEQLLEEMSAMAHVGGWELDPRDNTGVWTSEVSRIYDMPSTITVTKSVGLSVYEKEWLEKMEMALADAINKALPFDLELQMSTPKGEKKWVRTIGAPVLEEGQVIRIRGTMQDITAQKTAEEKVHWLAHFDPLTGLPNRILLNDRLNYAIHHAYRTQDSIALLYVDLDHFKNINDTLGHNIGDELLVYVASRIQSVIREADTLARQGGDEFLILLSGADADNAAHVAEKLIESVSQPYKIHHHELSITPSIGIAIYPIDGINLTALSQSADTAMYRAKHDGRNCYRFFTPEFQERSARNLELENALRHALIRNELTLHYQPQVALENGKLIGVEALLRWNHPTMGMISPAEFIPIAEESGQIIAIGEWVLYHALGQLRAWINEGMEPFIMAVNLSAIQFRHPKLVSLVLGILEDFHLPPQYLELELTERIASENPLQAIKIMNTLYDHGIRMSIDDFGTGYSSLNYLKNFRVL; encoded by the coding sequence ATGTCTAATTTTTTCTCTTCTTTTCCATTCGAACGTTATCGAACAAAAGAATGGAAAATCGGGATATTGATTTTTCTCATCTCCGCCACCATTTCAGGAAACATCATTTGGCATCTTGATGATATGCATGTCAATGAAATAAAATATAAAATTCGAAATATTTCGGATGAAAATGCTTTCCATTTAGATAAAAATATCGATCAAATGATGGCATTAATCTATCCGATTGCCACAACAGTTCATGAAGACGGAAGCATTAACGATTTTGAATTTATCGCCCAAAAAATCACCTCCCATTATCCTCTTATTTCCGAAATAGCGCTTGCCCCTGAGGGGATAATCAAACATGTCGTCCCCCTGAGGGAAAATGAAAAAGCGATAGGATTCAACCTCTTAACCGATCCTAACCAAAAAGCTGAAGCACTTTTGGCACGCGACAGCAAAAAACTGACACTTGCGGGACCGATACATCTGATACAAGGTGGAGATGGGATTATAGGACGTATGCCCATTTTTAGAGGAAAAGAGAAAAAATTCTGGGGATTTGTTATTATCATCATCCGCTTCCCTGATATTCTCTATACTAATACGATGCATGAGCTCACCAACAACGGCTATCAGTATACACTCACCCGCATCCACCCAAAAACGCAACAGTTGCAGATCATTGCAGCATCAACCGACAAACCTCTTGATCATCCCGTGAAAACCCTTATTCAACTCCAAAACACGACCTGGACACTGAGTATTGCACCCACCGCTGGATGGCACGATTACTGGCTTTTGGCACTCGGCATAGCGGTCAGTACCTTTATCAGTCTTTTAATGGGATATATCGCGAAACAATACGCCGAACTCAAAAACTATCGACGTCTCCTCGAAAAACAGGTTGAAGAACGTACGGCCGAAATTTCGGAAACCAAAATTCAGCTTCATACCCTGCTCGATACCATTCCCGATTTGATATGGCTTAAAAACAAAGATGGAATCTATCTCCTCTGCAATCCAATGTTTGAACGTTTTTTCGGTGCAAAAGAAAAAGATATCATCGGTAAAAGTGATTATGACTTTGTCGATAAAGAGCTGGCCGATTTTTTCCGGCAAAAAGACCGTTTAGCGATGGAAATCAACGCTCCAAGTATCAATGAAGAGTGGATTAGCTTTGCTGATGACGGCCATCGCGCACTTTTGGAAACGATCAAAATGCCTATGAGGGATGAATCCGGTGCTTTGATCGGTGTTTTGGGTATCGCACGCGATATCACGCAACGGCACATGACGGAAGCACACTTGCTCCAAACCGAACAACTCCTCGAAGAGATGAGTGCAATGGCCCATGTCGGCGGGTGGGAACTTGATCCAAGAGATAATACAGGAGTATGGACCTCCGAAGTGTCCCGAATTTACGACATGCCCAGTACCATAACGGTGACCAAAAGCGTGGGCTTGAGCGTTTATGAAAAAGAATGGCTGGAAAAAATGGAAATGGCACTTGCGGATGCCATTAACAAAGCCCTGCCGTTTGATCTGGAACTTCAGATGAGTACCCCAAAAGGGGAGAAAAAATGGGTCCGAACCATCGGTGCCCCGGTGCTTGAAGAAGGTCAGGTTATTCGTATTCGCGGTACAATGCAAGATATTACCGCTCAAAAAACAGCGGAAGAAAAAGTACATTGGCTCGCCCATTTTGATCCCCTCACCGGATTACCGAACAGAATACTGCTCAATGACCGCCTTAATTACGCCATACATCATGCCTATCGTACCCAAGATTCCATAGCATTGCTCTATGTGGACCTGGACCATTTTAAAAATATTAACGATACCCTCGGCCATAATATCGGCGATGAATTGCTGGTTTATGTCGCTTCACGGATCCAATCTGTCATCCGAGAAGCCGATACACTTGCCCGTCAGGGGGGGGATGAATTTTTGATTCTCCTCTCCGGTGCGGATGCCGATAACGCAGCACACGTTGCCGAAAAATTGATAGAAAGTGTTTCACAGCCGTACAAAATCCACCATCACGAACTCTCCATCACCCCCTCTATCGGGATAGCGATTTATCCAATCGATGGAATTAATCTCACGGCTCTATCCCAATCAGCTGATACCGCAATGTATCGCGCAAAACACGACGGACGCAACTGTTACCGTTTTTTCACCCCGGAGTTTCAGGAACGTTCTGCGCGAAATCTCGAACTTGAAAATGCCCTCCGTCATGCACTAATACGAAATGAGCTTACGCTTCACTATCAACCTCAAGTCGCCCTTGAGAATGGGAAACTTATTGGAGTTGAAGCACTTTTACGCTGGAATCATCCGACGATGGGGATGATCTCTCCGGCAGAATTTATCCCTATTGCCGAAGAGAGCGGTCAAATTATTGCGATCGGAGAGTGGGTTCTCTACCATGCACTCGGACAATTAAGAGCATGGATCAATGAGGGGATGGAACCGTTTATCATGGCCGTCAATCTCTCAGCTATCCAATTTCGACATCCAAAGTTGGTTTCACTGGTGTTAGGGATTCTCGAAGACTTTCACCTCCCTCCGCAATATCTCGAACTGGAACTCACGGAGAGAATCGCTTCGGAGAATCCTCTCCAAGCCATCAAAATAATGAATACCCTCTACGATCACGGTATACGTATGTCAATCGATGATTTCGGAACCGGTTATTCTTCCCTCAACTACCTCAAAAATTTTCGGGTTTTATAA